From one Culex quinquefasciatus strain JHB chromosome 3, VPISU_Cqui_1.0_pri_paternal, whole genome shotgun sequence genomic stretch:
- the LOC119769144 gene encoding uncharacterized protein K02A2.6-like produces the protein MEPPSQQARTASGQPLDLIGEIVCDVTLKGLDFIDLFNLWDVPLSTVCNLVTSSNDNVEWLKASFPQLFSDSLGCCKKAEVKLYVLPDVQPVFRAKRPVPFAALQPIQTELERLQKLDIISPVEFSDWAAPIVAVKKKSVNGEPNKVRVCADYSTGLNSLIQPNQHPLPLPEEIFAKLTGSKIFTHIDLSDAYLQVPVEKESRQYLTINTHLGLFEFNRLSPGVKSAPGAFQKIVESMVAGLDGVEVYLDDVLVHGRTPEEHRSRLLKVLERIQEWGFTLRIEKCSFFMPEITYLGFIVNNRGIRPDPSKTSAICSMPPPHDVSSLRSFLGAINFYGKFVRNMHDLRHPLDALLRKDAKWDWNETCQESFEQFKNLLRSDLLLAHYNPELETIVAADASNYGVGACLMHRYDDGSIKVVCHASRTLTSAEQNYGQVEKEALALIFGVTKFHRFIWGRRFTLHTDHKPLVAVFGSKKGIPVHTSNRLQRWALILLSYEFDIEHISTQDFGYADMLSRLIDARIKPDEDFVIAAIQLEDELAAAMDEALNILPVTFKHLQVATSNDKLLQDVIKHVQSRWPGDIKLVDAELRPFYARKDALSVVQGCLMLADRVVVPQQYQQQVLKALHRGHPGQERMKKVMRSHVYWPGVDQDVDDFVRSCHACAAVAKAPTKTLLSSWPLAEHPWQRLHVDFAGPVEGHYFLLLFKEFCESLGIIHIRTAPYHPQSNGQAERFVDTLKRSLRKIMPGAGHDIGRSLQIFCQPTVPLLTSQHLMDCHLLKS, from the exons ATGGAGCCACCGTCGCAGCAAGCTCGGACTGCTTCCGGACAGCCGCTGGACCTGATCGGCGAGATCgtctgtgacgtcacgctgaaAG GCCTCGACTTCATCGATCTCTTCAACCTGTGGGATGTCCCCCTGAGCACGGTTTGCAACCTGGTGACGTCATCGAATGACAACGTGGAGTGGCTGAAAGCGTCGTTCCCGCAGCTGTTTTCCGACTCACTCGGATGCTGCAAGAAGGCTGAAGTTAAACTTTACGTTTTGCCAGACGTTCAGCCAGTGTTCCGTGCCAAAAGACCCGTGCCGTTTGCCGCCCTGCAGCCGATCCAAACCGAGCTAGAACGCCTCCAGAAGCTGGACATCATCTCGCCGGTGGAGTTTTCGGACTGGGCTGCCCCTATCGTTGCCGTCAAGAAGAAGTCCGTCAAcggtgagccaaacaaagtgCGAGTGTGCGCGGACTACTCGACTGGCCTAAACAGCCTCATCCAGCCGAACCAACATCCGCTGCCATTGCCCGAGGAGATTTTTGCCAAGCTTACGGGTAGCAAGATCTTCACGCACATCGACCTGTCGGACGCGTACCTGCAGGTGCCCGTCGAGAAGGAGTCCAGACAGTACCTGACGATCAACACACATCTGGGCCTGTTCGAGTTCAACCGCTTGTCGCCCGGTGTCAAGTCAGCCCCTGGCGCCTTCCAGAAGATCGTCGAGTCGATGGTCGCTGGCCTCGACGGAGTGGAGGTTTACCTCGACGATGTGCTCGTCCATGGCAGAACACCGGAAGAGCACCGCTCACGTTTGCTGAAGGTCCTGGAACGCATCCAAGAGTGGGGTTTCACCCTGCGTATCGAGAAGTGCTCGTTTTTCATGCCGGAGATCACCTATTTGGGATTCATCGTCAATAACCGAGGAATCAGGCCGGACCCGTCCAAGACGTCCGCCATATGCAGCATGCCACCGCCGCATGACGTCAGCAGTTTGCGTTCTTTCCTCGGTGCGATCAATTTCTACGGAAAGTTTGTTCGCAACATGCACGACCTCCGACACCCGCTCGATGCCCTGCTGCGCAAGGATGCCAAGTGGGATTGGAACGAAACCTGCCAGGAGTCGTTCGAGCAATTCAAGAACCTGCTCCGGTCGGACCTGCTTTTGGCGCACTACAACCCTGAGCTGGAAACTATCGTCGCCGCTGACGCGTCCAACTACGGTGTCGGCGCGTGCTTAATGCATCGATACGATGACGGCTCGATCAAGGTGGTGTGCCACGCGTCCCGGACGTTGACGTCTGCCGAGCAGAACTACGGTCAAGTTGAGAAGGAGGCTTTGGCGCTGATCTTCGGTGTTACCAAGTTTCATCGCTTCATCTGGGGACGGAGGTTCACACTTCACACCGACCACAAGCCGCTGGTCGCCGTGTTCGGGTCCAAGAAGGGGATACCGGTTCACACCTCCAACCGTCTTCAGCGATGGGCGCTGATCCTGCTGTCCTACGAGTTTGACATCGAGCACATCTCAACGCAAGACTTTGGCTATGCTGACATGCTCTCGAGACTGATCGACGCGCGGATCAAACCGGACGAGGATTTTGTGATCGCCGCAATCCAGCTCGAGGACGAACTTGCAGCGGCCATGGACGAAGCACTCAACATCCTGCCAGTTACCTTCAAGCACCTACAAGTGGCCACAAGCAACGACAAGCTACTGCAAGACGTCATCAAGCATGTCCAATCTCGCTGGCCCGGGGATATCAAGCTGGTCGATGCTGAACTTCGCCCGTTCTACGCGCGAAAAGACGCTCTCTCCGTTGTTCAAGGGTGTCTCATGCTGGCTGACCGCGTTGTCGTTCCCCAGCAGTACCAGCAGCAGGTGCTCAAGGCTCTCCATCGAGGACACCCAGGTCAAGAACGCATGAAGAAGGTGATGCGAAGTCACGTGTACTGGCCAGGTGTGGATCAAGACGTGGACGACTTCGTTCGTTCGTGTCACGCCTGCGCTGCGGTGGCCAAGGCCCCCACCAAAACTCTGCTGTCGTCGTGGCCCCTAGCAGAGCATCCCTGGCAGCGCCTCCACGTGGATTTCGCTGGTCCTGTCGAGGGTCACTACTTTCTG CTCCTGTTCAAGGAATTCTGCGAATCGCTCGGCATCATCCACATCCGCACTGCCCCGTATCATCCCCAGTCAAACGGGCAGGCCGAAAGGTTTGTGGATACGCTGAAAAGGAGTCTGAGGAAGATCATGCCAGGAGCTGGGCATGACATTGGACGTTCGCTGCAAATCTTTTGTCAGCCTACCGTGCCACTCCTAACAAGTCAGCACCTGATGGACTGTCACCTGCTGAAGTCTTGA
- the LOC119769143 gene encoding uncharacterized protein K02A2.6-like, which yields MGRKHRTTLDLLKPPSEHRAALQRNQRQEEQFNKRHGARKREFGKGDSVHASTFVHGKLVWQTGTVIERVGNVMYNVWLNDKKRLIRSHTNQLRARGGSKVEAYPEEAESEVKLPLHILLEDFQIIEDPVVAEDEQQAPPAPPQRRARVRPPSVLRRSTRIRRMPERYNPYFYT from the coding sequence ATGGGGAGGAAGCATCGCACAACTTTGGACCTGCTCAAACCACCGTCGGAACACCGGGCTGCGCTGCAGAGGAACCAGCGGCAAGAAGAGCAGTTCAACAAACGGCACGGGGCACGAAAGCGTGAATTTGGCAAAGGCGATTCGGTTCACGCAAGCACATTCGTTCACGGCAAGCTGGTCTGGCAAACTGGCACAGTAATCGAACGCGTTGGCAACGTGATGTACAACGTCTGGCTGAACGACAAGAAGCGGCTCATCAGGTCTCACACGAACCAACTCCGTGCTCGGGGGGGCTCAAAAGTCGAGGCCTATCCGGAAGAAGCTGAGTCGGAGGTCAAGCTACCTCTGCACATCCTGCTCGAGGACTTCCAGATCATCGAGGATCCTGTAGTAGCCGAGGATGAACAGCAGGCGCCGCCTGCACCACCGCAACGTCGGGCCAGGGTTCGACCACCGTCGGTTCTGCGCCGGTCCACTAGGATTCGCCGTATGCCGGAGAGGTACAACCCGTACTTCTACACCTAA